A genome region from Thermoanaerobaculia bacterium includes the following:
- a CDS encoding alkaline phosphatase family protein has translation MSRRLRGAVGVLLLAAALPACRGHRPEEPSVLLIGVDGADMGIADRLIAQGKLPSFSRLKREGASGRLRSIEPLLSPIVWTTIATGREPQDHGIFDFIEIGKDGQPTPITSLRRKVPALWNVATQFRVSSGFIGWYASYPAEKVDGFEVSDRLAFHQVSSARATAGATYPESLESDLYRRIGAPAPDLAATKARFVADPSAPLTPDGAKRLEELARIRATTEFYRKVVIDLQKREHPALLGVYFEMVDACGHLFMEDGPPRRGDVSDADFAAFHDTVDRCYEYQDEVLGDLLRLEGSRTLTIVVSDHGFKSGDLRPRTSGRADTGLAPLWHQLYGVVFLHGRGVPPGREIDGASVLDVAPTVFASLRIPLSRELPGRPLPAAFPAAAPPAKGVAAYAASPPRTLPAGASSDAEA, from the coding sequence GTGAGCCGCCGTCTCCGTGGGGCCGTGGGCGTTCTCCTGCTCGCCGCCGCGCTCCCCGCGTGCCGCGGGCATCGCCCGGAAGAGCCTTCGGTCCTGCTGATCGGCGTCGACGGCGCGGACATGGGAATCGCCGACCGCCTCATCGCGCAGGGAAAGCTCCCCTCGTTCTCGCGGCTGAAGAGGGAGGGGGCGTCCGGGCGCCTCCGGTCGATCGAGCCGCTCCTCTCGCCGATCGTGTGGACGACGATCGCCACCGGACGGGAGCCCCAGGATCACGGGATCTTCGACTTCATCGAGATCGGCAAGGACGGGCAGCCGACGCCGATCACGAGCCTTCGGCGAAAGGTCCCGGCGCTCTGGAACGTCGCCACCCAGTTCCGAGTCTCGTCGGGATTCATCGGCTGGTATGCCTCGTATCCCGCCGAGAAGGTCGACGGTTTCGAGGTGTCCGATCGCCTCGCGTTCCACCAGGTGAGCAGCGCCCGCGCCACGGCGGGGGCGACGTATCCGGAGTCGCTGGAGTCGGACCTCTATCGACGAATCGGCGCGCCGGCACCCGATCTCGCCGCGACGAAAGCGCGGTTCGTGGCCGATCCTTCGGCGCCGCTCACGCCCGACGGGGCGAAGCGGCTCGAAGAGCTCGCCCGGATCCGGGCGACGACGGAGTTCTATCGGAAAGTCGTGATCGACCTCCAGAAGCGCGAGCACCCCGCCCTCCTCGGCGTCTATTTCGAGATGGTGGACGCCTGCGGGCATCTCTTCATGGAGGACGGCCCGCCGCGCCGAGGCGACGTGTCGGATGCCGACTTCGCCGCGTTCCACGACACGGTCGACCGGTGCTACGAGTATCAGGACGAGGTCCTCGGCGATCTTCTTCGACTCGAGGGGTCGCGCACGCTCACGATCGTCGTGTCCGACCACGGGTTCAAGAGCGGGGATCTCCGTCCGCGCACCTCCGGCCGCGCCGACACGGGCCTCGCGCCGCTCTGGCATCAGCTGTACGGTGTCGTCTTCCTCCACGGGCGCGGCGTTCCGCCGGGCCGGGAGATCGACGGCGCCTCGGTTCTCGACGTCGCACCCACGGTATTCGCGTCGCTTCGGATTCCGCTTTCCCGGGAACTCCCGGGACGGCCGCTGCCCGCGGCGTTTCCGGCCGCCGCCCCACCGGCGAAGGGCGTCGCCGCCTATGCGGCGTCTCCGCCGCGGACTCTTCCGGCCGGCGCGTCCTCCGACGCCGAAGCGG